The Dioscorea cayenensis subsp. rotundata cultivar TDr96_F1 chromosome 19, TDr96_F1_v2_PseudoChromosome.rev07_lg8_w22 25.fasta, whole genome shotgun sequence genome includes a window with the following:
- the LOC120250612 gene encoding cation/calcium exchanger 3-like yields the protein MLSPPSLSLQTNQQTMVINGYSFIHFLFNLSFLILLTFFLTAYPRSLTTTTPQEVCKSNQQYVPEGYVDYLYIYYCSCKSYPILGYTFLFLWLLVLFYLLGNTASQYFCSSLEKLSRVLRLSPSIAGVTLLSLGNGAPDVFSSLVSFAGSGAGEVGISSVLGGAFFVTTVVVGVMTLFISFTLSTSSSSIVTIDKSSFLRDTGFFILVLSSLVVMLLIGSINLWGSLCFFCLYIVYVFVVSTCHLCSKIQVEMGVPLLEGIKVEEQVCNERTSITTVQECHGYLKLVFQLIELPLYLPRRITIPDVSEERWSKPFAVASVVLSPLLLATLWNSQTGLAEIGSDNSITVFLLGGVAGLVLGITAFESTESSGPPTKCLFPWLAGGFLMSVVWAYIIARELVSLLVSIGVILGISPSILGLTVLAWGNSVGDLMANVAMAVNGGQDGVQVAISGCYAGPIFNTLVGLGLSLVFSSWRVYPSSFEIPKEKPLFETLVFLIAGILWAMVIVPSREMKLDRVLGVGLLAIYACFLCLRISEYLGIVQIEDFFHL from the coding sequence ATGCTCTCTCccccctctctttctcttcaaaCCAATCAACAAACTATGGTCATCAATGGCTACTCCTTCATTCATTTCCTATTCAACCTTTCTTTCCTAATTCTTCTCACCTTCTTCCTCACTGCTTATCCTCGTTctctcaccaccaccaccccaCAAGAAGTCTGCAAATCCAACCAACAATATGTTCCTGAAGGCTACGTAGACTACCTCTACATCTACTACTGCTCTTGTAAGAGCTACCCAATCTTAGGATACACCTTTCTTTTCCTCTGGCTTCTAGTCTTGTTCTACCTTCTTGGCAACACTGCTTCCCAATACTTCTGCTCCTCTTTGGAGAAGCTATCTAGAGTTTTGAGACTTTCCCCTTCCATAGCTGGTGTCACCTTGCTGTCCTTAGGGAATGGTGCCCCTGATGTGTTTTCAAGTCTTGTATCTTTTGCTGGCTCTGGTGCAGGGGAGGTTGGGATCAGCAGTGTCCTTGGAGGTGCATTCTTTGTCACCACAGTGGTTGTTGGAGTTATGACTTTGTTCATCTCCTTCACCCTTTCTACTTCTTCCTCCTCTATTGTTACAATTGATAAGTCTAGTTTCTTAAGAGACACTGGTTTTTTCATTCTGGTCTTATCTTCTCTTGTTGTGATGTTGCTCATTGGAAGCATCAATTTGTGGGGGTCTTTGTGCTTTTTCTGTCTCTACATTGTCTATGTTTTTGTTGTCTCCACATGCCATCTTTGTAGCAAGATACAAGTTGAAATGGGAGTTCCACTTCTTGAAGGAATCAAAGTAGAAGAACAGGTTTGCAATGAGAGGACAAGCATAACAACAGTTCAGGAATGTCATGGATACTTGAAGCTGGTGTTTCAGCTCATAGAGCTACCACTTTATCTTCCAAGAAGAATAACAATACCAGATGTATCTGAAGAAAGATGGTCAAAACCATTTGCAGTTGCCTCAGTGGTTTTATCCCCATTGCTGTTGGCAACTCTTTGGAATTCTCAAACAGGATTAGCCGAGATTGGATCAGACAACAGCATCACAGTGTTCTTGTTGGGTGGTGTGGCAGGGTTGGTGTTAGGAATCACTGCATTTGAGAGCACTGAAAGTTCAGGTCCTCCAACAAAGTGCTTGTTTCCATGGCTTGCTGGAGGGTTTTTAATGAGTGTAGTTTGGGCTTACATCATTGCAAGGGAGCTTGTTTCTCTTCTGGTCTCAATTGGGGTTATACTTGGGATAAGTCCTTCAATTTTAGGACTGACTGTGTTGGCTTGGGGCAACTCTGTTGGTGATCTTATGGCTAATGTAGCCATGGCTGTTAATGGAGGTCAAGATGGAGTTCAAGTTGCAATCTCTGGATGTTATGCAGGGCCTATATTTAATACACTTGTGGGGCTGGGATTGTCCCTTGTTTTCTCATCTTGGAGGGTATACCCTTCATCTTTTGAGATCCCAAAGGAGAAGCCATTGTTTGAGACCTTGGTTTTCTTGATTGCTGGAATTCTTTGGGCTATGGTGATAGTGCCAAGCAGGGAGATGAAGCTTGACAGAGTGTTGGGTGTTGGTCTCCTTGCCATCTatgcttgttttctttgtttaagaaTTAGTGAGTATCTTGGAATTGTGCAGATTGAAGACTTCTTCCATCTCTga